From Candidatus Manganitrophus morganii, the proteins below share one genomic window:
- a CDS encoding PAS domain-containing protein encodes MLETLILTISITLQFVAALLALRLIRITGRWTGWSLIAAAITLMAVRRSISLFHHLTNGGPSDLYTESIPLTVSMIISILMAAGIAAITPLFVSMKKSEEALRRSEERFRSYFELGLIGMAITSPTKGILEVNDKICEILGYDRNELAKRTWAELTHPDDLAADVAHFNRVTAGEIDGYSMDKRFIRKDGQVIDSTISVKCVRRPGGSVDHFVALLQDITERKRAEETLRESEERLRLALDAAQMGTFDWDMRRNRVTWSRGHEKLWGFAPGEFGSTYEAFSERVHAEDLPGIEAEISRTRAAREPWAGEFRVVWPDGSIHWVLGRGEFTFDENGMARRMRGVIMETTARRQAEEALHASRELLNNIIDSSPSYIFAQDLQHRIILANDALARLFEISKKEILGKTEQDIFPKHIADRLQAANKKIMKTATALELEEIIARRSGGEPRVVMTVKFPLRDRQGKVYGIGGVATDITERKQAEEALRKSEERFRLVALATHDAVWDWDLATNTIWWNKTFKETFRYKTEEIKPGFEFWESLIHPEDKEHLLSELQAMIDRGEQFLAQEYRLRRGDGSYANVLDRGHVIRDQKGRPVRMVGAIMDITDRKQAEQALQEAEARLRLALQAGRIGTWDWNMITGKIVWSRGHEELWGMAPGAFKGTYEEFEARLHPEDREGVNRVLEQAAAGRRAARNEFRIVWPDGSVHWIAGRGEPFYDDAGQPVRMIGVVMDITERKQAEEALRKSEERFQFASRATNDAIWDWDLMTNAVRWNERFQTLFGYQPEEIESGVESWTNRIHPEDKGWILSEVDAAIKQGQQFWSGEYRFHRRDGSYVAVFDRGYIVHDENGRPVRMIGAMLDITERKRAEEEIKKLNLDLERRVAERTAQLEATNKELESFSYSVSHDLRAPLRGISGFSRVLLLRYADRLDPEGKDFLQRVNAASRRMGELIEDLLNLSRITRSEIREEPVDLSFLAKTVASELQRSEPGRKVTIVIRDDLKTSGDPRLLRIALENLLGNAWKFTMKRPVATIEFGRIEREGKTTYFVRDDGAGFDMAYADKLFGPFQRLHSLSEFPGTGIGLATVQRIIHRHGGKVWAEGEVEKGATFYFTLG; translated from the coding sequence ATGTTGGAAACGCTGATCCTGACGATATCGATCACCCTCCAGTTCGTCGCGGCGTTGCTTGCTCTGAGGCTGATTCGAATTACGGGAAGATGGACCGGCTGGAGCCTGATCGCCGCCGCCATCACCCTGATGGCCGTCCGACGCTCCATCAGCCTGTTTCACCATCTCACAAATGGGGGTCCCTCTGACCTTTACACTGAGTCGATCCCCTTGACCGTCTCCATGATCATTTCGATTCTGATGGCGGCCGGTATTGCGGCGATCACCCCTCTTTTTGTTTCGATGAAGAAATCCGAGGAGGCGCTGCGCCGGAGCGAAGAACGCTTTCGGAGCTATTTCGAGCTCGGGCTGATCGGCATGGCGATCACCTCTCCGACCAAAGGGATTTTGGAAGTCAACGACAAGATCTGCGAAATCTTAGGATATGATCGAAACGAGTTGGCGAAACGGACTTGGGCGGAGCTAACCCATCCTGACGATCTGGCGGCAGATGTCGCCCATTTCAACCGAGTCACGGCGGGAGAGATCGACGGCTATTCGATGGACAAACGATTTATCCGCAAGGACGGCCAGGTCATTGACTCCACCATTTCGGTGAAATGCGTGCGCCGTCCGGGCGGCTCGGTCGACCACTTCGTGGCGCTGCTGCAAGATATCACCGAGCGCAAACGGGCGGAGGAAACGCTGAGGGAGAGCGAGGAGCGGCTTCGACTGGCGCTCGACGCCGCGCAGATGGGAACCTTTGATTGGGACATGCGGCGGAATCGGGTCACCTGGTCGCGCGGCCATGAAAAACTCTGGGGCTTTGCACCGGGCGAATTCGGCAGCACTTATGAAGCGTTCTCGGAAAGAGTCCATGCCGAAGACCTGCCGGGGATAGAAGCCGAGATCTCCCGCACCCGCGCGGCCCGCGAGCCCTGGGCAGGCGAGTTTCGCGTCGTCTGGCCCGACGGCAGCATCCATTGGGTGCTCGGCCGCGGTGAATTCACCTTTGACGAAAACGGCATGGCCCGCCGGATGCGAGGAGTGATCATGGAAACCACCGCGCGCCGACAGGCCGAAGAGGCGCTGCATGCAAGCCGCGAGTTGTTGAACAACATCATCGATAGCTCCCCTTCCTATATCTTCGCGCAGGATCTGCAACATCGTATTATTCTGGCCAACGATGCGCTGGCCCGGCTCTTTGAAATCTCCAAAAAAGAGATCTTGGGAAAGACGGAACAAGATATTTTTCCCAAACACATTGCGGACAGGCTTCAAGCGGCCAATAAAAAGATCATGAAGACCGCAACGGCGCTAGAACTTGAAGAGATCATTGCACGCAGAAGCGGTGGAGAGCCGCGCGTCGTGATGACGGTTAAGTTTCCCCTGCGGGACCGACAGGGAAAGGTTTACGGTATCGGTGGGGTTGCAACCGACATCACGGAGCGTAAGCAGGCGGAAGAGGCGCTGCGCAAGAGCGAGGAGCGTTTCCGACTCGTCGCCCTTGCCACTCATGATGCCGTTTGGGATTGGGATCTGGCCACGAACACAATCTGGTGGAACAAGACCTTCAAGGAAACGTTCCGCTATAAGACCGAGGAGATCAAACCGGGGTTCGAATTTTGGGAAAGCCTGATTCATCCGGAAGACAAAGAGCACCTTCTCTCGGAGCTTCAAGCGATGATCGACCGCGGCGAGCAGTTCTTGGCGCAAGAGTATCGGCTCCGTCGGGGAGACGGAAGCTATGCAAACGTTTTAGATCGCGGCCATGTCATTCGTGATCAGAAAGGAAGGCCGGTCCGGATGGTCGGGGCCATCATGGACATCACCGATCGCAAACAGGCGGAGCAGGCGCTGCAAGAGGCGGAAGCCCGGCTTCGGCTCGCGCTGCAAGCGGGCCGGATCGGAACATGGGACTGGAACATGATCACCGGAAAAATCGTTTGGTCTCGTGGTCACGAGGAGTTGTGGGGAATGGCGCCAGGCGCCTTCAAAGGGACCTACGAAGAGTTCGAAGCCCGCTTGCATCCTGAAGACCGCGAGGGGGTTAACCGCGTCTTGGAGCAGGCCGCTGCCGGACGCCGCGCAGCCCGGAACGAATTTCGGATCGTCTGGCCAGACGGCAGCGTCCATTGGATTGCGGGCCGGGGGGAACCCTTCTATGACGACGCGGGACAGCCTGTGCGGATGATCGGCGTGGTCATGGATATTACCGAACGCAAACAGGCGGAAGAGGCGCTTCGCAAAAGCGAGGAGCGCTTCCAATTCGCCTCCCGCGCCACCAACGACGCCATCTGGGATTGGGATCTGATGACAAATGCCGTTCGATGGAACGAACGGTTCCAGACCCTGTTCGGCTATCAACCCGAGGAGATCGAATCGGGGGTCGAGTCCTGGACCAACCGGATTCATCCCGAAGACAAAGGGTGGATCCTCTCGGAGGTCGATGCCGCAATCAAGCAGGGGCAGCAGTTTTGGTCGGGTGAGTATCGATTCCATCGGAGAGACGGGAGTTACGTCGCCGTTTTCGACCGGGGCTATATCGTTCACGATGAGAACGGAAGACCGGTCCGGATGATCGGCGCGATGCTCGATATCACCGAACGGAAACGGGCCGAAGAAGAGATCAAGAAATTGAACTTGGATCTGGAACGGCGGGTCGCCGAGCGGACGGCCCAGCTCGAAGCGACCAACAAGGAACTGGAGTCGTTCAGCTACTCCGTCTCTCACGATCTGCGGGCGCCGCTTCGGGGGATTAGCGGCTTCAGCCGGGTCCTCCTGCTGAGGTATGCCGACCGGCTCGACCCTGAGGGTAAAGACTTTCTGCAACGGGTGAATGCCGCCAGCCGCCGAATGGGAGAGCTGATCGAAGATCTGCTGAATCTCTCCCGTATCACCCGAAGCGAAATTCGCGAAGAGCCGGTTGACTTGAGCTTCCTTGCCAAAACCGTCGCCTCGGAACTTCAGCGCTCCGAGCCTGGGCGAAAGGTTACAATTGTCATCCGGGACGATCTGAAGACATCGGGGGACCCCCGCCTCCTGAGAATCGCTCTGGAAAACCTGCTCGGAAACGCTTGGAAATTCACCATGAAGCGGCCGGTCGCAACAATCGAATTCGGGCGGATCGAACGGGAGGGGAAAACGACCTATTTCGTCCGAGACGACGGGGCTGGATTCGACATGGCATACGCCGACAAGCTCTTCGGACCCTTTCAACGCCTCCACAGCCTGAGCGAGTTTCCGGGAACGGGAATCGGCCTCGCCACCGTTCAGCGGATCATCCATCGCCACGGCGGAAAAGTCTGGGCCGAAGGAGAAGTGGAGAAGGGAGCCACTTTCTACTTCACCCTTGGATAA
- a CDS encoding response regulator has translation MPKKTILLVEDNPDDELLTRMALQENNLLNEIVVAHDGVEALDYLFGRGRYAGRDLNDKPQVVLLDLKLPKLDGLDVLRAIRADDRTKFLPVVILTSSNEEQDLLAGYSFGANSYVRKPVDFHQFTDAVKQLGLYWLLLNEPPPGR, from the coding sequence GTGCCCAAGAAAACGATTCTCCTTGTGGAAGATAATCCCGACGATGAGCTGCTAACCCGAATGGCGCTTCAAGAGAACAACCTGCTCAATGAGATCGTTGTCGCCCACGACGGCGTCGAAGCCCTCGATTACCTGTTCGGGAGAGGAAGGTATGCCGGACGCGATCTCAACGACAAGCCTCAAGTGGTTCTCCTCGATCTGAAGCTTCCGAAGCTCGACGGCCTCGACGTCCTTCGCGCTATCCGCGCCGATGACCGGACAAAATTCCTTCCGGTCGTCATTCTCACCTCATCGAACGAAGAGCAGGACCTCCTCGCCGGATACAGCTTCGGCGCAAACAGCTATGTCCGAAAGCCGGTCGATTTTCACCAGTTCACCGATGCGGTGAAGCAACTCGGCCTCTATTGGCTTCTATTAAACGAACCTCCCCCCGGGAGATAG
- a CDS encoding response regulator produces MEKSLRILIVEDSEDDTALVLETLKERDFHPVYKRVETPEEMIDALRQSPWDVVVSDYTMPRFNALAAMRLIKEAGLDIPFIIVTGSIGEEIAVRAMKAGAHDYMMKDNLSRLTPAIEREMQEAVRRREHRQADEELRNSRQQLRDLAARLDSIREKERAWIAREIHDELGQLFTSIKYELSLLRKRIFKQADRSEISTDIEERLNSTSDLVDTAIKTVQKIATELRPGILDDLGLMAAIEWQASEFQQRTGISCRLRSDLQIVRLDRERATAVFRIFQEILTNIARHAGATRVGIRIKEKAGHLYLEVKDDGRGITGEEVADPKSLGIIGMRERVLLLNGEIEISGGPKRGTHVRLKIPLQEAHEA; encoded by the coding sequence ATGGAAAAATCGCTTCGGATATTAATCGTAGAGGACTCGGAAGACGACACCGCGTTGGTTCTGGAAACGCTGAAAGAGCGGGACTTTCACCCGGTTTACAAACGGGTTGAAACCCCCGAAGAGATGATCGACGCCCTCCGCCAAAGCCCTTGGGACGTGGTCGTCTCCGATTACACGATGCCGCGCTTCAATGCGCTTGCGGCGATGCGCCTGATTAAAGAGGCCGGGCTCGACATCCCGTTCATCATCGTGACCGGCAGCATCGGTGAAGAGATTGCCGTCCGTGCGATGAAAGCGGGCGCCCACGACTATATGATGAAAGACAATCTATCGAGGCTGACGCCGGCGATCGAGCGGGAGATGCAGGAGGCCGTCCGCCGGCGCGAACACCGGCAGGCCGATGAGGAACTGAGAAACTCCCGGCAACAGCTCCGTGATCTCGCGGCCCGTCTTGATTCCATCCGTGAAAAAGAGAGGGCCTGGATCGCGCGTGAAATCCATGATGAATTGGGCCAACTCTTTACCAGCATCAAATATGAACTCTCCCTCCTACGAAAGCGCATCTTCAAACAAGCGGATCGCTCGGAAATAAGTACGGACATTGAAGAACGACTTAATTCAACATCGGACTTGGTCGACACTGCAATCAAGACCGTCCAAAAGATCGCGACCGAATTGAGACCGGGCATTCTCGACGACCTCGGCCTGATGGCGGCGATCGAATGGCAGGCCTCCGAATTTCAACAACGGACCGGAATCTCTTGCCGTCTCCGCTCGGATCTGCAAATCGTTCGGCTCGACCGAGAGCGAGCGACCGCTGTTTTTCGGATCTTCCAGGAAATTTTGACTAATATCGCCCGGCACGCCGGCGCCACACGGGTTGGGATCCGAATCAAAGAGAAGGCGGGCCACCTTTACCTCGAGGTCAAGGACGACGGCCGCGGGATCACCGGTGAAGAAGTCGCAGATCCAAAATCGCTCGGAATTATCGGAATGCGGGAGCGGGTGCTTCTTCTCAATGGCGAGATCGAGATCAGCGGGGGCCCCAAAAGGGGGACGCATGTTCGTCTGAAAATTCCGCTGCAGGAGGCGCATGAAGCGTAG
- a CDS encoding response regulator, whose amino-acid sequence MTTPLRTLILEDSEDDAALLLLELERGGFDPTHERVDTAKAMSAALEGQTWDVILADYKMPHFNALNALSILKEKRQDIPFIIVTGSIGEETATAAMRAGANDYLMKDNLTRLNETVRRELKEAVNRAALRSAEASLRESEEKYRRFFEEDLSADFISTPDGEILVCNPSFVRLFGFSSTEEAASHDLKSLFPDRAAWDRFIDALRQKRKLQWCEVELRCPDGARVDAIANVVGRFDPENKLIEFKGYLFDNTERKALERQLFQVRKMESLGRLASGIAHDFNNVLTGILGYTDLSLLKIDETHPLHSYLTHIRQLVWKASKMIRQLLVFGRRQVIEPTPLNLNTVLLELLPLLEKVLSEEIEMTFHPDPHLKNVHADLSQIEQVILNLCVNARDAMPEGGRLILQTKNLSSTEPDIPETPFIHPGDYVLLSVSDTGVGMDEKTIERIFDPFFSTKDPDHGTGLGLSIVHGIVGQHGGWVTVESRIGKGSTFKIFLPAVEKSAHAAPGREFTRHLPRRSEKILIVEDDPLLRTVFQRSLEERGHSVLLAENGEEGLRQIKQQTDPVPVVISDLVMPKMNGREFYERVQMIKPGTKFLFVSGYTDLPAHQEWLKKNTPPLLLKPFSPSELVAKVHDLLEPPTDAAKPEAA is encoded by the coding sequence ATGACAACCCCACTTCGCACCCTTATCCTTGAAGATTCCGAAGATGATGCCGCCCTCCTTCTCCTTGAACTTGAACGGGGCGGTTTTGATCCGACGCACGAACGGGTCGACACCGCGAAGGCGATGTCCGCTGCGCTTGAAGGTCAAACGTGGGATGTCATCCTTGCCGATTACAAGATGCCCCATTTTAACGCCTTGAACGCCCTTTCGATTCTCAAGGAAAAGCGTCAGGACATCCCCTTTATCATCGTCACCGGGAGCATCGGCGAGGAGACCGCCACCGCCGCCATGCGGGCCGGAGCGAACGACTATCTCATGAAAGACAATCTGACCCGCCTGAATGAAACGGTCCGGCGCGAGCTGAAGGAGGCGGTCAATCGCGCGGCGCTGCGCAGCGCGGAGGCGTCGCTGCGGGAGTCCGAAGAAAAATATCGGCGGTTCTTCGAAGAAGATCTCAGCGCCGACTTCATCTCCACCCCGGACGGAGAGATCCTCGTCTGCAACCCTTCCTTTGTCCGTCTTTTCGGATTTTCCTCCACGGAGGAAGCGGCCTCTCACGACTTAAAATCGCTCTTTCCCGACCGCGCCGCTTGGGACCGTTTTATCGACGCGCTCCGGCAAAAAAGAAAACTCCAATGGTGCGAGGTCGAGCTCCGTTGCCCCGACGGAGCCCGCGTCGACGCCATCGCCAACGTGGTCGGCCGTTTCGACCCGGAAAACAAGTTGATCGAATTTAAAGGGTACCTCTTCGACAACACGGAACGGAAAGCATTGGAGCGGCAGCTTTTTCAGGTGCGAAAGATGGAGAGCCTCGGCCGGCTCGCAAGCGGGATCGCCCATGACTTTAACAATGTCTTGACCGGCATTCTCGGTTACACCGATCTCTCCCTTCTTAAAATCGACGAGACGCATCCCCTCCACAGCTACCTCACCCACATCCGCCAGTTGGTCTGGAAGGCTTCCAAGATGATCCGGCAATTGCTGGTCTTCGGACGCCGGCAGGTGATCGAGCCGACCCCTCTGAATCTCAATACGGTGCTCCTCGAACTGCTTCCCCTTCTTGAAAAGGTCTTAAGCGAAGAGATCGAGATGACCTTTCACCCCGATCCGCATTTAAAAAACGTACATGCCGATCTCTCGCAAATTGAGCAGGTGATATTGAATCTCTGCGTCAATGCACGCGATGCCATGCCCGAGGGGGGACGGCTCATCCTGCAAACGAAAAACCTCTCTTCGACGGAACCGGACATTCCGGAAACCCCCTTCATTCACCCCGGCGACTATGTTCTTCTATCCGTTTCCGATACCGGCGTCGGGATGGATGAAAAAACCATCGAACGGATTTTCGACCCGTTCTTTTCAACAAAAGATCCCGATCACGGGACCGGTTTGGGTCTTTCAATCGTTCACGGGATCGTCGGCCAACATGGCGGCTGGGTCACCGTTGAGAGCCGAATCGGGAAGGGATCGACCTTCAAAATCTTTCTCCCGGCTGTTGAAAAATCAGCGCACGCCGCACCCGGCCGGGAATTCACCCGGCATCTTCCGCGACGGTCCGAAAAAATTCTCATCGTCGAAGACGACCCGCTTCTGAGGACGGTTTTCCAGCGGAGCTTAGAGGAGCGGGGTCATTCCGTCCTCCTTGCCGAAAACGGAGAAGAAGGCCTCCGTCAAATCAAGCAGCAGACCGATCCGGTCCCAGTCGTTATCTCCGATCTCGTGATGCCGAAGATGAATGGAAGGGAATTCTACGAGCGGGTCCAAATGATCAAACCGGGAACCAAATTTCTTTTCGTCAGCGGCTACACCGATCTCCCGGCCCACCAAGAGTGGCTCAAAAAAAACACCCCCCCCCTCCTTCTCAAACCGTTCAGCCCGTCGGAACTGGTCGCGAAAGTCCACGATCTTCTTGAACCGCCGACGGATGCGGCGAAGCCCGAAGCGGCATGA
- a CDS encoding pyridoxal phosphate-dependent aminotransferase, which produces MFSEIADHFHGETNPLYRERDRLLAQGKKVIDLVSGNVHHHGILYPQSILNQALASAAEQARIYTPNPLGQPIAREAISRFYREEGLSIPAEQIVVTPGTSLSYWYAFTLFAGPGDEILSPRPTYPLFDAIATLAGVRMVDYRLREADRWTIDLDHLESQITPRTRAIILISPHNPTGAAAQEDEVTRLAEIAARHRLPILSDEVFSPFLFRQNRLPRPAATNAPLVLTLNGFSKMLALPGMKIGWIALSGEAPLVRKALAALETISDTFLPVNEIAQFSVPALFEGAKGFLPAYQSAIRERAQLAMDLLSRSDRLSFVPPEGGFYLTVRMNDPKADEEEIALDLLRRHSLLLHPGFFYDLEPPHLVLSFVSEPSLLQTAMEKLTSYFK; this is translated from the coding sequence ATGTTTTCCGAAATCGCCGATCACTTCCATGGAGAAACCAATCCCCTCTACCGCGAACGGGACAGGCTCCTGGCCCAAGGCAAAAAGGTCATCGACCTCGTCTCCGGGAACGTCCATCACCATGGTATTCTCTACCCGCAATCGATTCTAAACCAAGCCCTCGCATCTGCCGCCGAACAAGCCCGAATCTATACACCCAATCCCCTCGGCCAGCCGATTGCCCGCGAAGCGATCAGCCGTTTCTACCGGGAAGAAGGGCTCTCCATCCCCGCCGAGCAGATCGTCGTCACACCGGGAACCAGCCTTTCTTATTGGTATGCCTTCACGCTTTTTGCCGGACCGGGAGACGAGATCCTCTCCCCCCGCCCGACCTATCCCCTCTTCGACGCCATCGCCACACTCGCCGGCGTTCGAATGGTCGATTATCGTCTTCGCGAGGCCGATCGATGGACGATCGATCTCGATCATCTCGAATCCCAAATCACGCCTCGAACGCGGGCGATCATTCTGATCTCCCCCCACAACCCGACCGGCGCCGCGGCGCAGGAGGACGAGGTAACCCGTCTCGCCGAGATCGCCGCCCGCCACCGCCTTCCGATCCTCTCCGACGAAGTCTTCAGCCCCTTTCTCTTCCGGCAAAACCGCCTCCCCCGCCCGGCGGCAACGAACGCGCCGCTTGTCCTCACGCTAAACGGTTTTTCTAAGATGCTTGCCCTGCCCGGGATGAAGATCGGCTGGATCGCCCTCTCCGGAGAAGCCCCGCTCGTCCGAAAGGCATTGGCCGCCCTGGAGACGATCTCCGACACCTTTCTCCCGGTCAACGAAATCGCTCAATTCTCCGTCCCGGCCCTCTTTGAAGGAGCGAAGGGGTTTCTACCCGCCTATCAGTCCGCCATCCGCGAACGCGCTCAACTTGCCATGGACCTTCTCTCCCGATCGGATCGACTCTCTTTCGTCCCCCCCGAAGGGGGATTTTATCTGACGGTTCGGATGAACGATCCGAAGGCCGACGAAGAGGAGATCGCCCTCGATCTCCTGCGGCGGCACTCCCTTCTGCTCCATCCCGGCTTCTTCTACGATCTCGAACCGCCCCATCTGGTCCTCAGCTTTGTCTCCGAACCGTCGCTGCTACAGACGGCCATGGAAAAGTTGACCTCTTACTTCAAATAA
- a CDS encoding DUF1841 family protein, with protein sequence MTAQNRARFFEIWKKAKENLPMEGEEALFAEIMLEHREHHSLFDLGEAAMNIDFAGRRQTNPFLHTSLHAVVEQQLQAHEPIEVEQALLSVIARGDTRHDAVHQIGGILAQVLYDAVTRNKPIDEADYLLKVRALIY encoded by the coding sequence ATGACCGCGCAAAATCGGGCCCGTTTTTTTGAGATTTGGAAGAAGGCCAAAGAGAATCTCCCGATGGAGGGGGAAGAAGCCCTCTTCGCCGAGATCATGCTGGAGCACCGGGAGCATCATTCCCTCTTCGACCTCGGCGAGGCGGCGATGAATATCGACTTTGCGGGCCGCCGCCAGACCAACCCTTTCCTTCATACGTCGCTCCACGCGGTCGTCGAGCAGCAGCTTCAAGCCCATGAACCGATCGAAGTAGAACAGGCCCTGCTCTCGGTGATCGCGCGCGGCGACACGCGGCACGACGCCGTTCACCAGATCGGCGGCATCCTGGCCCAAGTGCTTTACGACGCGGTCACCCGGAACAAACCGATCGATGAAGCAGATTATCTCTTGAAAGTCCGAGCGCTCATTTATTAA
- a CDS encoding peroxiredoxin, whose amino-acid sequence MEKHLAEGVPAPDFSLPAHDGRTIRLSDYKGKNHVILYFYPKDDTPGCTKEACAFRNDYNKFKPFGVEILGVSTDPIASHQAFARKYDLNFPLLADEKKEVARLYGALNPEKGYARRMTYLIAKDGIIRRIMPNVTVDGHSEELFTAVKALVPSFPME is encoded by the coding sequence ATGGAGAAACATCTCGCAGAAGGGGTTCCCGCCCCCGACTTTTCGCTCCCCGCCCATGACGGAAGAACGATCCGTCTTTCCGACTACAAGGGGAAAAACCATGTCATTCTATATTTCTACCCGAAGGACGACACCCCCGGCTGCACCAAAGAGGCCTGCGCCTTCCGGAACGACTACAATAAGTTCAAGCCGTTCGGCGTCGAGATCCTTGGGGTCAGCACCGATCCGATCGCGTCCCACCAGGCCTTCGCCCGAAAGTACGATCTCAACTTCCCGCTTCTGGCCGACGAGAAAAAAGAGGTCGCCCGGCTCTATGGGGCGCTCAATCCTGAGAAGGGATACGCCCGCCGGATGACCTACTTGATTGCGAAGGACGGGATCATTCGGCGGATCATGCCGAATGTGACGGTCGATGGGCACAGCGAGGAGCTATTCACCGCCGTGAAGGCGCTGGTTCCTTCCTTTCCGATGGAATAA
- a CDS encoding redoxin domain-containing protein, which translates to MFLEREKIRAPEIEGGRWFNSTPLSIKALRGKIVLIDFWDYTCVNCIRTLPYLKAWHERYAEKGVVLIGVHSPEFPFAREASQVERALNSFGLTYPIVMDNDYKTWRAYVNRYWPAKYLIDRNGIIRYRHNGEGNYVETELAIQALLMEIDPALPLPDPMRPIRESDYPGAVCSPPTPELYLGADRGRIGNNEGLPEGKTVQYTLPDRLIEDSFYAEGSWEVMADRLTFTGPRGGAIHLIYSAMEVNLVASAEEEAIVWINQDRRTMRKDEIGEDVAIDEKGRAFVRVKAPRMYQLVRNPGFEKHELRLFTQARGLSLYAFTFVSCKVSPQ; encoded by the coding sequence ATGTTTCTGGAGCGTGAGAAGATCCGGGCCCCGGAGATCGAGGGGGGTCGATGGTTCAATTCAACGCCTCTCTCCATCAAGGCGCTGCGCGGAAAGATCGTCCTGATCGACTTTTGGGACTACACCTGCGTCAACTGCATCCGCACCCTTCCCTACCTCAAGGCCTGGCACGAACGGTATGCCGAAAAAGGCGTGGTCCTCATCGGGGTTCATTCGCCGGAGTTCCCCTTCGCACGAGAGGCTTCCCAGGTCGAGCGGGCCTTAAATTCGTTCGGCCTCACCTACCCGATCGTGATGGATAATGATTACAAAACCTGGCGGGCCTACGTCAATCGCTACTGGCCGGCAAAATATTTAATCGATCGAAACGGAATCATCCGCTACCGCCACAATGGCGAGGGGAACTACGTCGAGACCGAGCTGGCGATTCAGGCCCTTCTGATGGAGATCGACCCCGCGTTGCCCCTCCCCGACCCGATGCGGCCGATCCGGGAGAGCGACTATCCCGGCGCCGTCTGTTCCCCCCCGACCCCGGAGCTTTATCTCGGCGCCGACCGGGGGAGGATCGGAAACAACGAGGGACTCCCGGAGGGGAAGACTGTTCAATACACCCTTCCCGATCGGCTGATAGAAGATAGTTTCTATGCCGAGGGATCCTGGGAGGTGATGGCCGACCGTCTGACGTTCACCGGTCCGCGGGGCGGCGCGATCCATTTGATTTATTCAGCGATGGAAGTGAATCTGGTGGCGTCGGCCGAAGAAGAGGCGATCGTCTGGATCAATCAAGACCGGCGGACGATGCGGAAAGATGAAATCGGCGAGGATGTCGCGATTGATGAGAAGGGGCGTGCGTTCGTTCGGGTGAAAGCGCCCCGGATGTATCAGCTGGTGCGGAATCCCGGCTTCGAAAAACACGAACTCCGGCTCTTCACCCAGGCGAGAGGGCTCTCCCTCTACGCCTTTACTTTCGTCTCCTGTAAGGTCTCGCCGCAATAA